In one Mycobacterium heckeshornense genomic region, the following are encoded:
- a CDS encoding polyribonucleotide nucleotidyltransferase encodes MSVTEIDQGVFESTAVIDNGSLGTRTIRFETGRLAQQAAGSVVAYLDEENMLLSATTVGKTPKEQFDFFPLTVDVEERMYAAGRIPGSFFRREGRPSTDAILTCRLIDRPLRPSFVDGLRNEIQIVVTILSLDPNELYDVLAINAASASTQLGGLPFSGPIGGVRVALIDGTWVAFPTVEQTERATFDMVVAGRVVGTIDGKPDVAIMMVEAEATENAVELIGGGAQAPTETVVAEGLEAAKPFIATLCAAQQELADAAAKPTGEFPLFPDYGDDVYYSVASVATDDLAAALTIPGKTERNNRTDEIKAEVLARLADTYPGREKEVSAAFRALTKKLVRQRILTDHFRIDGRGVTDIRALSAEVSVVPRAHGSALFERGETQILGVTTLDMIKMAQQIDSLGPETTKRYMHHYNFPPFSTGETGRIGSPKRREIGHGALAERALIPVLPSVEEFPYAIRQVSEALGSNGSTSMGSVCASTLALLNAGVPLKAPVAGIAMGLVSDDVELPDGRTERRFVTLTDILGAEDAFGDMDFKVAGTRDFVTALQLDTKLDGIPSEVLAGALAQARDARLTILEVMAEAIDRPDEMSPYAPRVTTIHVPVDKIGEVIGPKGKIINAITEETGAQISIEDDGTVYVGATDGPSAEAAIERINAIANPQLPKVGERFLGTVVKTTDFGAFVSLLPGRDGLVHISKLGKGKRIARVEDVLNVGDKLRVEIADIDRRGKISLVPLGDDESASSGAAPADAATASS; translated from the coding sequence ATGTCTGTCACAGAAATTGATCAGGGAGTTTTCGAGTCGACCGCCGTCATCGATAACGGCAGCCTCGGCACCCGCACCATCCGTTTCGAAACCGGCCGGCTGGCACAGCAAGCCGCCGGCTCCGTCGTCGCCTACCTCGACGAGGAGAACATGCTGCTGTCGGCGACCACCGTCGGCAAGACCCCCAAGGAACAGTTCGACTTCTTCCCGCTGACGGTCGACGTCGAGGAGCGTATGTACGCCGCGGGTCGCATCCCCGGTTCGTTCTTCCGCCGCGAGGGACGGCCGTCCACTGACGCGATCCTGACCTGTCGGCTCATCGACCGCCCGCTGCGCCCGTCGTTCGTCGACGGCCTGCGTAACGAAATTCAGATCGTGGTGACGATCCTGAGCCTGGACCCCAATGAGCTCTACGATGTGCTGGCGATCAACGCCGCGTCGGCGTCGACCCAACTGGGCGGGCTGCCGTTTTCCGGCCCGATCGGCGGCGTCCGGGTCGCGCTGATCGACGGCACATGGGTGGCGTTCCCGACGGTCGAACAGACCGAGCGGGCGACGTTCGACATGGTGGTGGCCGGCCGGGTGGTCGGAACCATAGACGGCAAGCCCGACGTCGCCATCATGATGGTCGAGGCCGAAGCCACCGAAAACGCCGTGGAACTGATCGGGGGCGGAGCGCAGGCGCCGACGGAAACCGTTGTGGCCGAGGGTCTTGAGGCCGCTAAGCCGTTCATTGCCACGCTGTGCGCGGCCCAGCAGGAACTGGCCGACGCGGCGGCGAAGCCGACCGGGGAATTCCCGTTATTCCCCGACTACGGTGACGACGTGTACTACTCGGTGGCTTCGGTTGCCACCGACGATCTGGCCGCCGCGCTGACCATCCCCGGCAAGACCGAACGCAATAACCGCACCGACGAGATCAAGGCCGAGGTGCTGGCGCGGCTCGCCGACACCTATCCGGGTCGTGAGAAAGAGGTCAGTGCGGCGTTTCGCGCGCTGACCAAGAAACTGGTGCGCCAACGCATCCTGACCGACCATTTCCGCATCGACGGCCGTGGCGTCACCGACATCCGCGCGCTGTCCGCCGAAGTCTCCGTGGTGCCGCGAGCGCATGGCAGCGCGTTGTTCGAGCGCGGCGAAACCCAGATCCTCGGCGTCACCACGCTTGACATGATCAAGATGGCCCAGCAGATCGACTCGCTGGGGCCGGAAACCACCAAGCGGTACATGCACCACTACAACTTCCCGCCGTTCTCCACCGGCGAAACCGGCCGCATCGGCTCGCCGAAGCGGCGCGAGATCGGGCACGGCGCCCTGGCAGAGCGAGCGCTGATCCCGGTGCTGCCCAGCGTCGAGGAATTCCCGTACGCGATCCGCCAGGTCTCAGAAGCGTTGGGCTCCAACGGTTCCACGTCGATGGGGTCGGTGTGCGCGTCCACGCTGGCGCTGCTCAACGCCGGGGTGCCGCTTAAAGCGCCGGTGGCGGGCATCGCAATGGGTCTGGTTTCCGACGACGTTGAGCTGCCCGATGGGCGCACCGAGCGCCGCTTCGTGACGCTGACCGACATCCTGGGCGCCGAGGACGCCTTCGGCGACATGGACTTCAAGGTTGCCGGCACCAGGGACTTCGTCACCGCGCTGCAACTTGACACCAAACTCGACGGGATTCCGTCGGAGGTGCTCGCCGGCGCGCTGGCCCAGGCCCGTGACGCCCGGCTGACCATCTTAGAGGTCATGGCCGAGGCCATCGACAGGCCAGACGAGATGAGCCCCTACGCGCCGCGGGTCACCACCATCCACGTGCCGGTCGACAAGATCGGTGAGGTGATCGGGCCCAAGGGCAAGATCATCAACGCCATTACCGAGGAGACCGGCGCACAAATCTCCATCGAGGACGACGGCACGGTGTATGTCGGTGCCACCGACGGACCGTCTGCGGAGGCTGCGATCGAGCGGATCAACGCGATCGCCAACCCGCAGCTGCCCAAGGTCGGCGAGCGGTTCCTCGGAACCGTGGTCAAGACAACCGATTTCGGTGCGTTCGTGTCGTTGCTGCCGGGACGCGACGGCCTGGTGCACATCTCTAAGCTCGGCAAGGGCAAGCGCATCGCCCGGGTCGAGGACGTGCTCAACGTGGGCGACAAGCTGCGAGTCGAGATCGCCGATATCGACAGGCGAGGCAAGATCTCGTTGGTGCCGCTCGGCGACGACGAGTCAGCGAGTTCAGGGGCCGCGCCAGCCGATGCCGCGACGGCCAGCAGTTAA
- the rpsO gene encoding 30S ribosomal protein S15: protein MALTAEQKKEILREYGLHETDTGSPEAQVALLTKRIADLTEHLKVHKHDHHSRRGLLLLVGRRRRLLKYVAQIDVERYRALIERLGLRR, encoded by the coding sequence GTGGCGCTGACAGCCGAGCAGAAAAAGGAGATTCTGCGAGAGTACGGCCTGCACGAGACCGACACCGGGTCTCCCGAGGCGCAGGTGGCGCTGTTGACCAAACGGATCGCCGACCTGACCGAGCACCTCAAGGTCCACAAGCACGACCACCACTCCCGGCGTGGGTTGTTGCTGCTGGTGGGGCGGCGGCGCCGCCTGCTGAAATATGTGGCCCAGATCGATGTGGAGCGTTACCGCGCGCTCATCGAGCGCCTGGGTCTGCGCCGCTGA
- a CDS encoding bifunctional riboflavin kinase/FAD synthetase, protein MQRWRGQDEIPTDWGRCVLTIGVFDGVHRGHAELIAHAVKAGRTRGVPTVLMTFDPHPMEVVFPGSHPAQLTTLARRAELVEELGIDVFLVMPFTSDFMKLTPERYIHELLVEHLHVVEVVVGENFTFGKKAAGTVETLRRAGERFGFAVEAMSLVSERHDSETVTFSSTYIRSCVDAGDVVAAAEALGRPHRVEGVVVRGEGRGMRLGFPTANVAPPMYSAIPADGVYAAWFTVLGRGPTTGTVVPGERYQAAVSIGTNPTFSGRTRTVEAYVLDATADLYGQHVALDFVARIRGQRKFDSVRDLVAAMNDDTGRARALLSAG, encoded by the coding sequence GTGCAACGGTGGCGGGGGCAAGACGAGATCCCCACGGACTGGGGCAGATGCGTGCTCACGATCGGAGTGTTCGACGGTGTGCACCGGGGACACGCCGAGCTGATCGCGCACGCGGTCAAGGCCGGCCGGACCCGGGGCGTGCCGACGGTGCTGATGACGTTCGACCCGCACCCGATGGAGGTGGTCTTCCCGGGCAGTCATCCCGCGCAGCTGACGACGCTGGCCCGCCGTGCCGAGCTGGTCGAGGAACTCGGCATCGACGTGTTCCTGGTGATGCCGTTCACCAGCGATTTCATGAAGCTGACCCCCGAGCGTTACATCCACGAGCTGCTGGTTGAGCATTTGCACGTGGTCGAAGTCGTGGTGGGGGAGAACTTCACCTTCGGCAAGAAGGCGGCCGGCACCGTCGAGACGCTGCGCCGCGCCGGGGAGCGGTTCGGATTCGCAGTGGAAGCGATGTCACTGGTGTCCGAGCGCCATGACAGTGAGACGGTGACGTTCTCCTCGACCTATATCCGCTCCTGCGTGGATGCCGGCGACGTGGTGGCCGCCGCCGAGGCGCTGGGCCGCCCGCACCGGGTAGAGGGTGTGGTGGTTCGCGGCGAAGGCCGGGGGATGCGGTTGGGCTTCCCCACCGCCAATGTGGCGCCACCGATGTACTCGGCGATCCCCGCCGACGGGGTGTATGCCGCCTGGTTCACCGTGCTGGGCCGTGGACCCACGACCGGCACTGTCGTGCCGGGCGAGCGTTACCAGGCCGCGGTGTCGATCGGCACCAACCCGACGTTTTCCGGGCGCACCCGCACGGTCGAGGCATATGTGCTCGACGCCACCGCCGACCTGTACGGCCAGCACGTGGCGCTCGACTTCGTGGCACGCATCCGCGGGCAGCGCAAGTTCGATTCGGTCCGCGACCTGGTCGCCGCGATGAACGACGACACCGGCCGGGCCCGCGCACTGCTGTCTGCGGGCTAG
- the mntR gene encoding manganese-binding transcriptional regulator MntR → MAPDEPSELSAVAQDYLKVIWNAQEWSREKVSTKMLAEKLGVSASTASESIRKLAEQGLVDHEKYGAVTLTDSGRRAALAMVRRHRLLETFLVNELGYGWDEVHDEAEVLEHAVSDRLVARIDAKLGYPQRDPHGDPIPASDGQVPTPPARQLWACHDGDVGTVARISDADPEMLRYFDSIGISLDSRLRVLTRREFAGVISVAIESDASGASGDGGATTVDLGSPAARAIWVVA, encoded by the coding sequence GTGGCCCCTGACGAGCCAAGCGAGCTCAGTGCGGTTGCCCAGGACTATCTGAAGGTCATCTGGAACGCCCAGGAGTGGTCGCGGGAGAAAGTCAGCACCAAGATGCTGGCCGAGAAGCTCGGGGTGTCGGCGAGCACCGCCTCGGAATCGATCCGCAAACTCGCCGAGCAGGGTCTGGTCGATCATGAGAAGTACGGCGCGGTCACGTTGACCGACTCTGGCCGCCGGGCGGCGCTGGCGATGGTGCGCCGGCACCGCCTGCTGGAGACCTTCCTGGTCAACGAGCTCGGTTACGGCTGGGACGAGGTGCACGATGAGGCCGAGGTCCTCGAGCACGCGGTCTCCGACCGGCTGGTGGCCCGCATCGACGCCAAGCTGGGGTATCCGCAGCGCGACCCGCACGGCGATCCGATCCCGGCCTCCGACGGCCAGGTGCCCACCCCGCCGGCCCGCCAGTTGTGGGCATGCCACGACGGTGACGTCGGCACGGTGGCGCGGATCTCCGACGCCGACCCCGAGATGCTGCGCTACTTCGACAGCATCGGCATCAGCCTCGACTCGCGGCTACGGGTGCTGACCCGTCGCGAGTTCGCCGGGGTGATCTCGGTAGCCATCGAATCGGATGCATCGGGGGCATCCGGCGACGGCGGAGCGACCACCGTCGACCTGGGCAGCCCCGCCGCTCGGGCGATTTGGGTCGTCGCCTGA
- a CDS encoding lipid-transfer protein — protein sequence MTNKVYVVGVGMTKFEKPGRRENWDYPDMARESGTNALADAGIDYREVEQGYVGYVAGDSTSGQRALYELGMTGIPIVNVNNNCSTGSTALFLAAQAIRGGVADCTIALGFEKMQPGSLGGGAQDRESPMAKHVKAMAEIDEFAMPVAPWMFGAAGREHMRQYGSTAEHFAKIGYKNHKHSVNNPYAQFQESYTLDDILASRMISDPLTKLQCSPTSDGSAAAILASERFVDGHGLAAQAVEIVGQAMTTDFASTFDGTAKNLVGYDMNVQAAQRVYDQSGLGPDDFQVIELHDCFSANELLLYEALGLCGEGEAHKLVDSGDTTYGGRWVVNPSGGLISKGHPLGATGLAQCSELTWQLRGTAGKRQVEGVTAALQHNIGLGGAAVVTAYQRAER from the coding sequence ATGACAAACAAGGTTTACGTCGTCGGCGTGGGTATGACGAAATTCGAAAAACCCGGGCGACGGGAAAACTGGGACTATCCCGACATGGCGCGCGAGTCGGGGACCAACGCGCTGGCCGATGCCGGCATCGACTACCGCGAGGTCGAGCAGGGCTACGTCGGCTACGTTGCCGGTGACTCGACGTCAGGGCAGCGGGCGCTTTACGAGCTGGGTATGACGGGGATCCCGATCGTCAACGTCAACAACAATTGTTCAACGGGGTCCACGGCGCTTTTCTTAGCGGCGCAGGCCATCCGCGGCGGCGTCGCCGACTGCACCATCGCGCTCGGTTTCGAGAAGATGCAGCCCGGCTCGCTGGGCGGCGGCGCGCAGGACCGGGAATCACCGATGGCCAAACATGTCAAGGCGATGGCCGAGATCGACGAGTTCGCGATGCCCGTCGCGCCGTGGATGTTCGGCGCCGCCGGCCGCGAGCACATGCGTCAATACGGCAGCACCGCAGAACATTTCGCCAAGATCGGTTACAAGAATCACAAGCACTCGGTCAACAACCCGTATGCGCAATTCCAGGAGTCTTACACGCTCGACGACATCCTGGCCTCGCGGATGATTTCCGACCCGCTCACCAAGCTGCAGTGTTCGCCGACGTCGGATGGTTCGGCTGCCGCGATCCTGGCCAGTGAGCGGTTCGTCGACGGGCACGGGCTGGCCGCTCAGGCGGTCGAGATCGTCGGCCAAGCGATGACCACCGACTTCGCGTCGACCTTCGACGGCACCGCGAAGAATCTGGTCGGCTATGACATGAATGTGCAAGCAGCTCAGCGAGTTTACGACCAATCTGGTCTCGGGCCGGACGACTTCCAGGTGATCGAGCTGCACGACTGCTTTTCCGCCAACGAGCTGTTGCTCTACGAGGCGCTCGGGTTGTGCGGCGAAGGCGAGGCGCACAAACTCGTCGACAGCGGTGACACCACTTATGGCGGGCGTTGGGTGGTCAACCCGTCCGGCGGCCTGATCTCCAAGGGACATCCGCTCGGCGCGACAGGTCTAGCGCAGTGTTCGGAGCTGACGTGGCAACTGCGCGGCACCGCCGGCAAGCGTCAGGTCGAAGGCGTCACCGCGGCATTGCAGCACAACATCGGGCTGGGCGGGGCTGCGGTGGTCACCGCCTATCAGCGCGCCGAGCGGTGA
- the truB gene encoding tRNA pseudouridine(55) synthase TruB: MNAGVVIVDKPAGMTSHDVVARCRRIFATRKVGHAGTLDPMATGVLVVGIDRATKILGLLSGASKSYAATIRLGQSTSTDDAEGELLQQVSAGYLTDAAVAAAMSRLCGEIHQVPSAVSAVKVGGQRAYRLARRGETVELAPRSVRVDRFELLATHRHGELVDVDVEVDCSSGTYIRALARDLGDALGVGGHLTALRRTRVGRFGIERAVSLDQLAERPRLSHTLDEACLLVFPRRELTEQEAAAAAHGRALAAAGIEGIYAACSRDGAVIALLRDDRSRTKSVAVLRPANL; encoded by the coding sequence ATGAACGCGGGCGTAGTGATCGTCGACAAACCGGCGGGAATGACCAGCCACGACGTGGTGGCGCGGTGTCGACGCATCTTCGCCACCCGCAAGGTGGGGCACGCCGGGACGCTGGACCCGATGGCCACCGGTGTGCTGGTAGTCGGGATCGACCGGGCCACCAAGATCCTGGGCCTGCTCTCGGGCGCGTCGAAGTCGTATGCCGCGACGATCCGGCTGGGTCAATCTACGTCGACGGATGACGCAGAAGGCGAACTGCTGCAACAGGTTTCAGCTGGCTATCTGACCGACGCAGCGGTCGCCGCAGCGATGAGCAGGCTGTGTGGCGAGATCCACCAGGTGCCGTCGGCGGTGAGCGCGGTCAAGGTCGGCGGCCAGCGGGCCTACCGGCTTGCGCGGCGAGGCGAGACGGTCGAACTCGCGCCAAGGTCGGTGCGTGTCGACCGATTCGAGCTGCTGGCCACCCACCGCCACGGCGAGCTGGTCGACGTCGACGTCGAGGTCGACTGCTCGTCGGGAACCTATATCCGTGCGCTGGCACGCGATCTCGGCGACGCGCTGGGAGTCGGCGGACACTTGACCGCGCTGCGGCGCACCCGGGTCGGCCGTTTCGGGATCGAGCGGGCCGTTTCGCTGGACCAGCTGGCCGAGCGGCCGCGGCTGAGCCATACCCTGGATGAGGCGTGTCTGCTGGTGTTTCCCCGCCGCGAGCTCACCGAACAGGAGGCTGCAGCCGCGGCCCATGGGCGCGCGCTTGCGGCTGCCGGAATCGAGGGCATCTACGCGGCCTGCAGCCGCGATGGCGCTGTGATCGCGCTGCTGCGCGACGATCGGTCGCGGACGAAGTCAGTGGCTGTGCTCCGCCCGGCTAACCTGTAG
- a CDS encoding 4'-phosphopantetheinyl transferase family protein, which translates to MTEPTLLSSLLPGDADHLAFAELYSDPPGLEPLPEEKTLIARSVPKRRNEFVTARHCARIALGQLGLPPTPILKGEKGEPCWPDGVVGSLTHCTGYRGAVVGRSSAVRSLGIDAEPHDVLPDGVLDAITLDEERHEIAGLPDGLHWDRILFCAKEATYKAWFPLTRRWLGFEDAHVVFDVDPEGTSGAFVSKILIDGAALSGPPLTVLQGRWVVRKSLVLTAIVL; encoded by the coding sequence ATGACGGAGCCGACGCTGCTGTCGTCGCTGTTGCCCGGCGATGCCGACCACCTGGCGTTTGCCGAACTGTATTCCGATCCGCCGGGCCTCGAACCGCTACCCGAAGAGAAAACGTTGATCGCGCGCTCAGTGCCCAAGCGGCGCAACGAGTTCGTTACTGCGCGTCACTGTGCCCGCATCGCGCTGGGTCAGCTGGGCCTGCCCCCGACGCCAATCCTGAAGGGCGAGAAGGGCGAACCCTGTTGGCCGGATGGTGTGGTGGGCAGCCTCACCCATTGCACCGGCTACCGCGGCGCCGTGGTGGGCCGCAGCTCCGCGGTGCGCTCGCTGGGTATCGACGCCGAGCCGCACGACGTGCTGCCGGACGGTGTACTGGACGCGATCACCCTCGATGAGGAACGCCACGAAATCGCGGGGTTGCCCGACGGTTTGCATTGGGACCGGATCCTGTTCTGCGCCAAGGAGGCTACCTACAAGGCGTGGTTTCCGTTGACACGACGCTGGCTTGGTTTCGAGGATGCTCACGTCGTGTTCGACGTCGATCCCGAGGGCACTAGCGGCGCGTTCGTGTCCAAGATCCTCATCGACGGCGCGGCGCTGTCCGGCCCACCGCTGACGGTGCTGCAGGGACGATGGGTGGTGCGAAAGAGCTTGGTGCTCACGGCAATTGTACTATGA
- a CDS encoding metallophosphoesterase family protein, with protein sequence MAAREQTNGGQPTLWAVSDLHTGHIGNKPVTESLHPSSPDDWLIVAGDVAERTDEIRWSLDVLRRRFAKVIWVPGNHELWTTNRDPVQVFGRERYDYLVNMCDEMGIVTPEHPYPVWTERGGPATIVPMFLLYDYTFLPEGAASKAEGLAIARERNVVATDEFLLSPEPYPTREAWCRDRLATTRARLEQLDWMTPTVLVNHFPLVREPCDALFYPEFSLWCGTTETADWHTRYNAVCSVYGHLHIPRTTWYDGVRFEEVSVGYPREWRRRKPYAWLRQVLPDPQYAPGYLNEFGGHFVITPEMRAQAERFRERLRQRR encoded by the coding sequence GTGGCAGCGCGGGAGCAGACGAACGGCGGCCAGCCGACACTGTGGGCGGTCTCGGATCTGCACACTGGCCACATCGGCAACAAACCCGTCACCGAATCGCTGCACCCGTCGTCACCGGACGACTGGTTGATCGTCGCCGGTGACGTCGCGGAACGCACCGACGAGATCCGCTGGTCGCTGGATGTGCTGCGCCGACGCTTCGCCAAGGTGATTTGGGTGCCCGGCAACCACGAACTGTGGACCACCAACCGCGATCCGGTGCAGGTCTTCGGCCGCGAGCGCTATGACTACCTGGTCAATATGTGCGACGAGATGGGCATCGTCACGCCCGAGCATCCGTACCCGGTGTGGACCGAGCGCGGCGGCCCGGCCACCATCGTGCCGATGTTTTTGCTCTACGACTACACCTTCTTGCCGGAGGGGGCCGCCAGCAAAGCCGAAGGGTTGGCGATCGCCCGGGAACGCAACGTGGTGGCCACCGACGAGTTCCTGCTGTCACCGGAGCCGTACCCCACCCGTGAGGCGTGGTGCCGAGACCGGCTGGCCACCACCCGCGCCCGGCTCGAACAGCTGGACTGGATGACACCCACCGTGCTGGTCAACCACTTTCCGTTGGTGCGTGAGCCCTGTGACGCGCTGTTCTATCCGGAGTTTTCGCTGTGGTGCGGCACCACCGAAACAGCCGACTGGCACACCCGCTACAACGCCGTGTGTTCGGTGTACGGGCATCTGCATATTCCCCGCACCACCTGGTATGACGGGGTGCGCTTCGAAGAGGTATCGGTGGGTTACCCACGGGAGTGGCGGCGCCGCAAGCCATACGCGTGGCTGCGCCAGGTGCTGCCGGATCCGCAGTACGCGCCCGGCTATCTCAACGAGTTCGGCGGGCATTTCGTGATCACTCCGGAGATGCGCGCCCAGGCTGAGCGGTTCCGGGAACGGCTGCGGCAACGGCGATGA
- a CDS encoding DUF3558 domain-containing protein, with the protein MLTKLRLLAALGALSSAAVLVWQSAPPAVTGSGRVELRSTAAPMEPATTMKSPIIATVNPRPFDPCEDIPFDVVQRLGLSFTPPEHEEGLRCHYDAGNYQLAVEPIIWRGYAESLPPDAVETTVNGHRAAQYWVLKPTWRNSYWYVSCMVTFKTSYGVIQQSLFYSTVYSVPDVDCPSTNLQRAQELSPYYVF; encoded by the coding sequence ATGCTCACCAAGCTGCGTCTGCTCGCGGCGCTGGGTGCGCTGTCCAGCGCCGCGGTCTTGGTGTGGCAGAGCGCGCCGCCGGCGGTGACCGGCAGCGGCCGCGTCGAATTGCGGTCCACCGCGGCGCCGATGGAGCCGGCCACCACGATGAAGAGCCCGATCATCGCGACCGTCAACCCCCGACCGTTCGACCCGTGCGAAGACATCCCGTTCGACGTGGTGCAGCGGCTCGGGCTGAGCTTTACCCCGCCCGAGCACGAAGAGGGGCTGCGCTGCCACTACGACGCGGGCAACTACCAGCTGGCGGTCGAGCCGATCATCTGGCGCGGTTACGCCGAGTCGTTGCCGCCGGACGCGGTTGAAACCACTGTCAACGGCCACCGCGCCGCCCAGTACTGGGTGCTGAAGCCGACGTGGCGCAACAGCTATTGGTACGTCTCCTGCATGGTCACGTTCAAGACCAGCTACGGGGTGATCCAGCAGTCGCTGTTTTATTCGACGGTGTATTCGGTGCCGGACGTCGACTGCCCGTCCACCAACCTGCAGCGGGCACAAGAACTCTCGCCGTACTACGTCTTTTAA
- a CDS encoding CocE/NonD family hydrolase, with product MSTTFTDRAGGSLRVWLNRFGGQALGRLLRLPEATTRYTVTPVRIPMRDGVDLRADHYAPAGPPAGTLLVRGPYGRGFPFALVYGALYAARGYHVVVQSVRGTFGSGGVFEPMIHEAADGADTVAWLRHQPWFTGRFATIGLSYLGFTQWALLQDPPPELAAAVITAGPHDFSASTWGTGSFALADFLGWSDLVAHQEAHGLAWSGARQLLARRLVTRATDGLPMGEAGRTLLGTGAPWYESWLEHPDPEDPFWEPLRCPAALDRVQVPVLLFGGWQDIFIGQTLEQYRHLHRRGVDVALTVGPWTHAQLLRNGLGTITRESLGWLDCHLRGVDAPPRPGRVRVFVTGQGWLNLPDWPPSTTEHVLYLLPGGGLDSTPPTPTAPPASFRYDPADPTPTVGGRLLSPQGGYRNDESLARRDDVLCFTGATLTEDVCVHGNPVVELTHSSDNPHVDLFVRVSEVDARARSVNVTDGYRRLTDAADTVRIELDAIAHRFRAGSRIRVLVAGGCHPRFARNLGTGEPPVSGRELKPATHSVHFGASRLVLPVA from the coding sequence ATGAGCACCACCTTCACCGACCGCGCCGGCGGGTCGCTGCGCGTGTGGTTAAACCGGTTCGGCGGCCAGGCGCTGGGCCGGCTGTTACGCCTGCCCGAAGCCACGACACGGTACACGGTCACCCCGGTTCGCATCCCGATGCGCGACGGGGTCGACCTGCGTGCCGACCACTATGCACCGGCCGGACCGCCCGCCGGCACCCTGCTGGTGCGCGGACCCTACGGCCGCGGGTTCCCGTTCGCGCTGGTATACGGGGCGTTGTACGCCGCCCGCGGCTACCACGTGGTGGTGCAGAGCGTGCGCGGAACGTTCGGCTCGGGCGGTGTGTTCGAGCCGATGATCCACGAGGCCGCCGACGGCGCCGACACGGTCGCGTGGCTGCGTCACCAGCCGTGGTTCACCGGTCGATTCGCCACGATCGGTTTGTCGTATCTGGGCTTCACCCAGTGGGCGCTGTTGCAGGATCCGCCGCCCGAACTGGCCGCGGCGGTGATCACCGCGGGCCCGCACGATTTCAGCGCCTCTACCTGGGGCACCGGGTCGTTTGCACTCGCCGACTTTCTGGGCTGGAGCGATCTGGTCGCCCACCAGGAGGCGCACGGGTTAGCCTGGTCCGGCGCCCGCCAGCTGCTGGCCCGCCGATTGGTGACCCGCGCGACCGACGGGTTGCCGATGGGCGAGGCGGGCCGCACGCTGCTCGGCACGGGGGCACCATGGTACGAGTCGTGGCTCGAACACCCCGACCCCGAGGACCCGTTCTGGGAGCCGCTGCGGTGTCCGGCCGCGTTGGACCGCGTGCAGGTTCCGGTGCTGCTGTTCGGCGGCTGGCAGGACATCTTCATCGGCCAAACGCTGGAGCAGTACCGCCACCTGCACCGGCGGGGCGTCGACGTGGCACTGACGGTCGGCCCCTGGACCCACGCCCAGCTGCTCCGCAACGGGCTGGGCACCATCACCCGCGAATCGCTGGGCTGGCTGGACTGTCACCTGCGCGGCGTGGATGCACCGCCGCGGCCCGGCAGAGTCCGGGTCTTCGTCACCGGGCAAGGCTGGCTCAACCTGCCCGACTGGCCGCCGAGCACCACCGAACACGTGCTGTACCTGCTGCCCGGCGGCGGCCTGGACAGCACACCGCCGACGCCGACGGCGCCGCCGGCGTCGTTCCGTTACGACCCCGCCGACCCCACTCCCACCGTCGGCGGTCGGCTGCTGTCGCCGCAGGGCGGTTACCGCAACGACGAGTCGCTGGCCCGACGCGACGACGTGCTGTGCTTCACCGGGGCCACGCTGACCGAGGACGTGTGCGTGCACGGCAATCCGGTCGTCGAGCTGACGCACAGCTCGGACAATCCCCACGTCGACCTGTTCGTCCGGGTCAGCGAGGTCGATGCCCGAGCCCGGTCGGTCAACGTCACCGACGGCTACCGGCGGCTGACCGACGCAGCGGATACGGTCCGGATCGAGCTCGACGCCATCGCGCACCGATTCCGCGCGGGCTCACGCATTCGCGTGCTGGTGGCCGGCGGGTGTCATCCCCGCTTCGCGCGCAACCTCGGAACCGGCGAGCCGCCGGTGTCGGGCCGAGAGCTGAAGCCCGCCACCCACTCGGTGCACTTCGGCGCTTCCCGTCTGGTGCTACCGGTCGCCTAG